A region of Maridesulfovibrio sp. DNA encodes the following proteins:
- the moaC gene encoding cyclic pyranopterin monophosphate synthase MoaC, whose translation MSEFSHIDAEGNAVMVDVAAKADTKRTAIAKGRVILNEETFNLLRKQALPKGDALASAKIAGIMGAKETHRLIPLCHPIALSYVDVRFAVNEAELTIEVEGEARCTGKTGVEMEALVAVQVACATIYDMCKAVQKDVIISDVRLVYKEGGKSGTFRAE comes from the coding sequence ATGAGTGAGTTTTCCCATATTGATGCCGAAGGCAATGCGGTAATGGTGGATGTGGCAGCCAAGGCCGACACCAAGCGTACTGCCATTGCCAAAGGAAGGGTCATCCTCAACGAGGAGACTTTCAATCTGCTGCGGAAGCAGGCTCTCCCTAAAGGTGACGCCCTTGCTTCAGCCAAGATTGCAGGAATTATGGGGGCCAAGGAAACTCATCGTCTTATCCCGCTCTGTCATCCCATTGCACTCAGCTATGTTGATGTGCGTTTTGCTGTCAACGAAGCTGAGCTGACCATTGAAGTGGAAGGAGAAGCCCGTTGCACCGGTAAAACCGGGGTCGAAATGGAAGCGTTGGTTGCCGTACAGGTTGCCTGTGCCACTATTTACGACATGTGCAAGGCCGTACAGAAGGATGTGATTATCTCCGACGTACGCCTCGTCTACAAAGAAGGCGGCAAGTCCGGGACTTTTCGCGCAGAGTAA
- a CDS encoding tRNA 2-thiocytidine biosynthesis TtcA family protein has product MAKWGKLSFAQKKCVSTVGMLMQKTEMVKEGDRIGIAVSGGVDSFVLIRTMLIRQAIIPFNIELMVLHVNPGFVPQNHQPLSDWCRENGIASHIELTDYGPRAHGPENKKKSACFYCSRLRRKRLFELCDQYNLTHLALGHTADDLVTTFHMNMLQNGRIEGLSANEPFFQGKLNVIRPTLMLEKIYIKAAARQWELPVWNNKCPSNDNTKRSEINNWLEQEWRKMPGSRNNTFNALRRWQLDLNMKTS; this is encoded by the coding sequence ATGGCAAAATGGGGAAAACTGAGCTTTGCCCAAAAAAAATGCGTATCCACAGTCGGCATGCTCATGCAGAAAACCGAGATGGTCAAAGAAGGGGACCGCATCGGGATAGCCGTCTCTGGCGGAGTAGACAGCTTCGTACTTATCCGCACCATGCTTATCCGTCAGGCCATCATACCATTTAATATTGAGCTTATGGTCCTGCACGTTAACCCGGGCTTTGTTCCGCAAAACCACCAGCCGCTTTCAGACTGGTGCAGGGAAAACGGAATAGCTTCACATATCGAACTGACCGACTACGGTCCCAGAGCACACGGACCGGAAAACAAAAAAAAATCCGCGTGCTTTTACTGCAGTCGCTTAAGACGCAAAAGACTGTTTGAACTATGCGATCAATACAACCTGACCCACCTTGCTCTCGGCCATACCGCTGATGATCTGGTCACTACTTTTCACATGAACATGCTTCAAAACGGCCGAATTGAAGGACTCTCTGCAAACGAGCCTTTTTTCCAAGGAAAACTCAATGTTATCCGCCCCACGCTGATGTTGGAAAAAATATATATTAAAGCTGCAGCACGGCAGTGGGAACTCCCGGTCTGGAACAACAAATGCCCTTCAAACGACAACACCAAGCGCAGTGAAATCAACAACTGGCTGGAGCAGGAATGGCGCAAAATGCCCGGCTCCAGAAACAATACTTTTAATGCTTTAAGACGTTGGCAGCTTGACTTAAACATGAAAACATCATAA
- a CDS encoding DUF3100 domain-containing protein, translated as MNEAVKNIKLHLVVLALVVVSEFIGIMTFKVGPGKLVLLPMLYAMFIGIFLGPKFFKVVKEKDMFQASTLVGLTLLLLMARYGTLVGPKFFEILKAGPALILQEFGNIATLIFGVPIAMYLGLKREAVGAAHSIAREPNVALIGDIYGLDSAEGRGVMGVYICGTVFGTIFFGLMASFLAAFEIFHPYALAMASGVGSASMMTASVGSLSAAYPAMAEQIQAFGVASNTLSGIDGVYMSLILALPMSNKLYNYIYKLKYKTAPEAL; from the coding sequence ATGAATGAAGCTGTGAAAAACATTAAACTGCATCTTGTGGTCCTTGCCCTTGTTGTCGTTTCAGAATTCATAGGGATTATGACTTTTAAGGTGGGACCGGGAAAACTGGTTCTGCTGCCCATGCTCTATGCAATGTTTATCGGAATTTTCCTCGGCCCTAAATTCTTTAAGGTCGTGAAGGAAAAAGACATGTTTCAGGCCAGCACCCTTGTGGGACTTACCCTGCTTCTGCTTATGGCCCGTTACGGAACCTTGGTCGGTCCCAAGTTTTTTGAAATCCTCAAAGCCGGTCCCGCTCTTATTCTGCAGGAATTCGGTAACATAGCCACCCTGATCTTCGGTGTACCCATCGCCATGTACCTCGGCCTGAAACGTGAAGCAGTAGGTGCCGCCCACTCCATAGCAAGAGAGCCCAACGTGGCCCTCATCGGCGATATTTACGGTCTCGATTCAGCCGAAGGGCGCGGTGTCATGGGCGTCTATATCTGCGGTACTGTTTTCGGAACCATCTTTTTCGGTCTGATGGCCTCGTTCCTTGCTGCCTTTGAAATCTTCCATCCCTATGCACTGGCGATGGCTTCCGGTGTAGGCAGCGCAAGTATGATGACTGCATCCGTGGGTAGCCTCAGTGCTGCATATCCCGCAATGGCTGAACAGATTCAGGCATTCGGCGTGGCAAGTAACACCCTCTCCGGAATCGACGGCGTATACATGTCGCTGATTCTTGCACTGCCCATGTCCAACAAGCTTTACAACTACATCTACAAACTCAAATACAAAACTGCTCCGGAGGCCTTATAA
- a CDS encoding DUF3568 domain-containing protein → MLKNRILAFCLALAMCVAISGCAAIVLGGAAAGGTYVYVTGQAKQKYNADLGSTYQAALKGCQSLGLKVVDKKKRLSDASIKAVDVDKDVFIDFTYVSTKVTEVTVRYGILGDEVASRRILASINNNF, encoded by the coding sequence ATGTTGAAAAATAGAATTTTAGCTTTCTGCCTTGCCCTTGCAATGTGTGTTGCTATTTCAGGATGCGCGGCCATCGTTCTTGGCGGGGCTGCAGCAGGAGGTACGTATGTTTATGTGACCGGTCAGGCCAAGCAGAAATATAATGCCGATCTGGGCAGTACATATCAGGCTGCGCTTAAGGGGTGTCAGAGTCTTGGATTAAAGGTAGTGGATAAAAAGAAAAGACTTAGTGATGCTTCCATTAAAGCTGTAGATGTCGATAAGGATGTGTTTATCGATTTTACCTATGTATCTACGAAAGTAACCGAAGTCACAGTGCGGTACGGTATACTGGGCGATGAAGTCGCATCGCGGAGGATACTTGCATCAATAAATAATAATTTTTAA
- a CDS encoding M23 family metallopeptidase, producing MLFKKYHVVIFKNPCDNARKFQLRGWIFFFLFALVAGLAGGNIYLWKYYQNYSGLENNLVRAEKAVQEQKAQLISLSQKMQNISQDLDRVRNFDSKLRVMINLDQGNVQNVAPKGGSTGADFSNNYLPLYRQELLVRKMHDFLAQLSTEAKLEEVRQQEIIHSMRSKQDALDATPSIWPAEGWVTSPFGWRSSPFTGKREYHKGIDISCPIGTPIYAPAKGTVSFSGSQGGYGKLIKINHGANLATRYGHMKQQIVKKGQVVTRGELIGYAGNTGRSTGPHVHYEVRLGGVPVNPMRYILN from the coding sequence ATGCTATTCAAAAAATATCACGTAGTAATTTTTAAAAACCCCTGCGACAACGCTCGCAAATTCCAGCTTCGCGGTTGGATTTTCTTCTTTCTTTTCGCTCTGGTAGCAGGACTTGCCGGGGGTAATATATACCTTTGGAAATATTACCAGAATTATTCCGGACTGGAAAACAACCTTGTCCGTGCGGAAAAGGCTGTCCAGGAACAGAAAGCCCAGTTGATATCACTCTCCCAGAAAATGCAGAATATTTCGCAGGATCTTGACCGGGTTCGAAATTTTGATTCCAAACTGCGGGTAATGATCAACCTTGATCAGGGCAATGTTCAAAACGTAGCCCCGAAAGGCGGATCAACCGGAGCAGACTTTTCCAATAATTACCTCCCACTTTACAGACAGGAACTTCTTGTCCGCAAGATGCACGATTTTCTTGCCCAGCTCAGCACAGAAGCCAAACTTGAAGAAGTAAGGCAGCAGGAAATCATCCACTCCATGCGCTCTAAACAGGACGCTCTGGACGCCACCCCGTCCATATGGCCTGCAGAAGGCTGGGTGACTTCTCCTTTCGGCTGGCGCAGTTCCCCTTTTACCGGGAAACGCGAATATCATAAGGGTATAGACATCTCCTGCCCCATAGGGACCCCCATTTATGCTCCGGCAAAAGGGACTGTCTCTTTCTCCGGCTCACAGGGAGGCTACGGCAAGCTCATCAAAATCAATCACGGAGCCAATCTGGCGACCAGATATGGTCATATGAAGCAGCAGATTGTTAAAAAAGGTCAAGTCGTAACCCGCGGTGAACTTATCGGTTACGCAGGTAACACAGGTCGCTCCACCGGACCGCATGTCCACTATGAAGTGCGCCTCGGCGGAGTTCCGGTCAATCCCATGCGCTACATATTGAATTAA
- the dnaJ gene encoding molecular chaperone DnaJ — MSKRCYYEVLEVTREAQEGEIKRAYRKKAMEFHPDRNPGNAEAEERFKEAAEAYDVLRDPEKRSRYDRFGHDGVNGMNGGFGGFQSSEDIFGAFGDIFGDIFGFGGGGRGANRMQAGSDLRYNLTVSFREAAKGTEVELNIPVTDTCDACGGSGSAPGSSPETCSHCGGRGAVEQTQGFFRISVPCPSCNGKGKIVTNPCPECHGAGYVRKQKDLNVRIPAGVDNGSRLRLRGEGEAGLNGGPHGDLYVVITVEPDKVFKRQGQDLVLSTEITFVQAALGYKMEIPTLEDPIEMDVPKGTQSSEVFQLRGLGLPYLGSSHRGDLLVEVKVKTPTGLNSRQEELLREFEVLDEEKPMKKVKKLFKKAKDKVMGE; from the coding sequence ATGTCAAAACGTTGTTATTATGAAGTATTAGAGGTTACCAGAGAAGCTCAGGAAGGGGAAATCAAAAGGGCCTACCGCAAGAAGGCCATGGAATTTCATCCTGACCGTAACCCGGGCAACGCGGAAGCTGAAGAGAGATTCAAGGAAGCTGCAGAGGCATACGACGTTCTGCGGGATCCTGAAAAAAGAAGCCGTTACGACCGTTTCGGCCATGATGGCGTGAACGGTATGAACGGTGGATTCGGCGGATTCCAATCCTCCGAAGATATTTTCGGAGCCTTCGGCGATATTTTCGGCGACATTTTCGGATTCGGCGGAGGTGGCCGCGGTGCCAACCGTATGCAGGCCGGATCCGACCTCAGGTATAATCTTACTGTTTCTTTTCGTGAAGCAGCCAAGGGAACCGAGGTGGAGCTGAATATCCCGGTTACAGATACCTGTGATGCCTGCGGCGGAAGCGGTTCGGCGCCCGGAAGTTCTCCTGAAACCTGCTCCCATTGCGGCGGCAGGGGAGCAGTGGAGCAGACTCAGGGCTTTTTCCGTATTTCCGTTCCCTGTCCGTCCTGTAACGGGAAAGGGAAGATTGTCACCAATCCTTGTCCTGAATGTCATGGCGCCGGATATGTGCGTAAGCAGAAGGACCTGAATGTCCGCATCCCGGCCGGGGTTGATAACGGTTCACGTCTGCGTCTGCGCGGAGAAGGCGAAGCCGGACTTAACGGCGGTCCTCACGGTGACCTTTACGTGGTCATCACTGTGGAGCCGGATAAGGTTTTCAAGCGTCAGGGCCAGGATCTGGTCCTGAGTACCGAGATTACTTTTGTTCAGGCTGCTCTGGGCTACAAGATGGAAATACCCACTCTTGAAGATCCCATTGAAATGGATGTTCCCAAAGGCACCCAGTCCAGCGAGGTCTTCCAGCTTCGTGGGCTCGGCCTTCCTTATCTCGGCAGTTCCCACAGGGGAGACCTGCTTGTGGAAGTGAAGGTCAAGACTCCTACCGGGCTGAACAGCAGGCAGGAAGAACTTCTCAGGGAATTCGAAGTCCTTGATGAAGAGAAGCCCATGAAAAAGGTAAAAAAGCTTTTTAAAAAAGCAAAAGATAAAGTGATGGGTGAGTAG
- the rpoZ gene encoding DNA-directed RNA polymerase subunit omega, which translates to MARITVEDCLAEVGNRFLIVQMAIKRVKQYREGYTPLVESKNKEIVTALREIAASKVLPESYHTADGKKPGSE; encoded by the coding sequence ATGGCAAGAATCACCGTTGAAGATTGTCTGGCTGAGGTTGGTAACAGATTCCTTATTGTCCAGATGGCCATTAAAAGAGTGAAGCAATACCGTGAAGGTTATACTCCTCTTGTTGAATCCAAAAACAAAGAAATTGTAACCGCGCTCAGGGAAATTGCCGCTTCCAAGGTTCTTCCCGAGAGCTACCATACTGCCGACGGTAAAAAGCCCGGCAGCGAATAA
- a CDS encoding amidohydrolase, translating into MALNSEVLALLDEMKELRRNIHRNPEVGLDTVETAKLIKSKLDEYGIPYSDCGVNSVVAEVKGGEGDTTVAFRVDIDALEMDEENDFDHKSQTKGKMHACGHDGHCVSLIALAAYLSKHRDFNGTVLLLFQSGEEGYEGALKVIEDGFFEKYKVDYMFGFHNWPGLETGKIAVHNGACMASEDRFEIHVTGKSGHASMPHVCNEPFAAVADIIKGLQSIIVRKVPSHERGVVSITQVHGGSMRNGIPDRVMVQGNVRTCNEKVQDLIQESIGQVAKGAAVMYGVEAELDYVRKHPVLVNSVPEIGLKAAEKVVGPENVVTDMESSMAAEDYAFFMKHTKGCYVWIGNGSDSAALHNSRFDFNDEILPVAASFFIAVIDELL; encoded by the coding sequence ATGGCCCTGAATTCAGAAGTGCTTGCCCTTCTTGATGAAATGAAGGAACTCCGCCGCAATATCCACCGCAATCCAGAAGTAGGTCTGGATACGGTGGAAACCGCAAAGCTGATTAAATCCAAGCTTGACGAATACGGTATCCCCTATTCCGACTGCGGGGTTAATTCAGTTGTCGCCGAAGTAAAAGGCGGTGAAGGTGACACCACAGTGGCCTTCCGGGTGGATATTGATGCTCTGGAGATGGATGAAGAAAACGACTTCGACCACAAGTCTCAGACTAAAGGCAAAATGCATGCCTGCGGTCATGACGGTCATTGCGTTTCTTTGATCGCACTTGCGGCATACCTGTCAAAGCACCGTGACTTCAACGGAACAGTGCTGCTTCTTTTTCAATCCGGAGAAGAAGGTTACGAAGGAGCGCTCAAAGTTATCGAAGACGGTTTCTTTGAAAAGTATAAAGTGGATTACATGTTCGGCTTCCATAACTGGCCCGGACTTGAAACCGGCAAAATCGCCGTCCACAACGGTGCATGCATGGCCTCCGAAGACCGCTTTGAAATCCATGTCACCGGAAAAAGCGGACACGCTTCCATGCCTCACGTCTGCAACGAACCCTTTGCCGCAGTGGCGGACATCATCAAGGGATTGCAATCCATTATCGTCCGCAAAGTGCCTTCCCACGAGCGTGGAGTTGTTTCCATAACCCAGGTTCATGGCGGAAGCATGCGCAACGGCATCCCCGACCGGGTTATGGTTCAAGGCAATGTCCGTACATGTAATGAAAAGGTTCAGGATCTTATTCAGGAATCAATCGGACAGGTAGCAAAGGGTGCTGCGGTGATGTACGGGGTTGAAGCGGAACTGGATTATGTCCGCAAACACCCGGTGCTGGTAAACTCCGTACCGGAAATAGGTCTGAAGGCCGCTGAAAAAGTTGTCGGCCCGGAAAACGTGGTAACTGACATGGAATCATCCATGGCTGCTGAAGACTACGCTTTCTTCATGAAACATACTAAAGGCTGCTATGTCTGGATCGGTAACGGTTCCGACTCAGCCGCGCTGCACAACAGCAGATTTGATTTCAACGACGAAATCCTGCCCGTTGCAGCTAGCTTCTTTATAGCCGTTATCGACGAGCTTCTATAA
- a CDS encoding FAD-dependent oxidoreductase encodes MSEHVVVIGAVALGPKAACRYKRIRQDARVTLIDRDDIFSYGGCGIPYFVSGDVSEANQLRTTAFHMVRDEPFFNDIKGVEVLSSTEVTKIDRANKQVRIKNLKTGEESELDYDKLVIGTGATPRKLGLPGEDLENVFYVGNMHDAEKIKEGITKGQYGKAVVVGAGFIGLEMAEAFSDMWGIETTVVEIFDQILPRMCSPVLAKMGQKHMEEEGVSFKLGQTVSKIEGDGKVERVITSDGAVEADIVIISAGVIPNDKLARECGLDCSERGGILVDETMRTSDPLIFSGGDCAIIKNAVDDSPLFLPMGSMANRQGRIIGGNLAGRNDVFPPAAGSWCVKIFERAMSGTGMSLGAAKQAGFDAVSVMLIMADRAHFYPEKDMMTLEMVVDRASRRVLGIQGLSAGGDALVGRINAVAAIMKYQPKIEDVSNLEVAYSPPFASAMDVLNAIANMADNALAGMNHGHGPDIFAQYWDAREGGEYCFLDVRERADAEPFLEKYPEHWHNIPQGEIPKRYEELPKDKKLVLVCNTGGRSYEAQIMLDALGFEEVHNIHGGMAVIKAFGVDI; translated from the coding sequence ATGTCAGAACATGTAGTTGTCATCGGTGCTGTTGCACTTGGTCCCAAGGCGGCCTGCCGTTACAAAAGAATAAGGCAGGATGCCCGCGTTACCCTCATCGACAGGGACGATATTTTCTCCTACGGCGGTTGCGGTATCCCTTACTTTGTTTCCGGTGATGTGTCCGAAGCCAACCAGCTTCGCACCACAGCTTTCCATATGGTCCGGGACGAGCCGTTTTTTAACGACATCAAGGGTGTAGAAGTTCTTTCTTCCACCGAAGTAACCAAAATCGACCGTGCGAACAAACAGGTTAGGATTAAAAATCTGAAGACCGGCGAAGAAAGCGAGCTTGATTATGATAAACTCGTAATCGGAACCGGAGCTACTCCTCGCAAACTCGGCCTTCCCGGTGAAGACCTTGAAAATGTTTTCTATGTCGGCAATATGCACGATGCTGAAAAAATCAAGGAAGGCATCACCAAAGGGCAGTACGGTAAGGCTGTAGTTGTCGGTGCCGGTTTTATCGGTCTTGAAATGGCTGAAGCTTTTTCTGACATGTGGGGTATTGAAACCACAGTTGTTGAGATCTTTGACCAGATTCTGCCACGTATGTGCAGCCCTGTGCTGGCAAAAATGGGTCAGAAGCACATGGAAGAAGAGGGCGTTTCCTTCAAATTGGGCCAGACTGTTTCCAAAATCGAAGGCGACGGTAAGGTTGAGCGTGTAATAACCTCAGACGGCGCTGTGGAAGCGGATATCGTAATTATTTCCGCTGGCGTAATACCCAACGACAAGCTCGCCCGTGAATGCGGACTTGATTGCAGTGAACGCGGCGGTATTCTCGTTGATGAAACAATGCGTACTTCCGATCCCCTGATTTTTTCAGGCGGTGACTGCGCAATTATCAAGAATGCTGTTGATGATTCCCCGTTGTTCCTGCCCATGGGTTCCATGGCAAACAGGCAGGGGCGTATCATCGGCGGTAACCTGGCCGGACGCAATGATGTTTTTCCTCCGGCAGCTGGTTCCTGGTGTGTCAAGATTTTTGAACGTGCCATGTCCGGTACCGGTATGAGTCTCGGGGCTGCCAAACAGGCCGGGTTCGATGCTGTCAGCGTTATGCTGATAATGGCTGACCGTGCCCATTTCTATCCTGAAAAGGACATGATGACCCTTGAGATGGTTGTTGATAGAGCCAGCCGCAGGGTTCTCGGTATTCAGGGGCTTTCGGCCGGAGGGGATGCCCTTGTGGGACGTATTAATGCTGTTGCGGCAATTATGAAATATCAGCCTAAGATTGAAGATGTCAGCAATCTTGAAGTTGCATATTCCCCGCCGTTCGCATCAGCCATGGATGTTCTCAATGCCATTGCCAATATGGCAGATAACGCTCTTGCCGGTATGAACCACGGTCATGGCCCGGATATTTTCGCTCAGTATTGGGACGCGCGTGAAGGTGGAGAGTATTGCTTTCTTGATGTGCGTGAGCGCGCAGACGCCGAGCCTTTCCTCGAGAAATATCCCGAACACTGGCATAATATCCCTCAGGGAGAAATTCCCAAGAGGTATGAAGAGCTTCCCAAAGACAAAAAACTGGTGCTGGTCTGCAATACCGGCGGACGTTCTTATGAAGCCCAGATTATGCTTGATGCGTTAGGATTTGAAGAAGTCCATAATATTCATGGCGGTATGGCAGTGATCAAAGCCTTCGGCGTGGATATTTAA
- a CDS encoding response regulator, producing MRFLIIDDDETVHMYLSKLLSPYARCEAVFNGNDAIDLYKKAHEENDPFDTVFMDILMPEMDGHEATKKLRALEKDLDINGPDEFKLVMITSLKDTKNVSQAFFKGYASCYIVKPFNKVQVMSELRENNIL from the coding sequence ATGAGGTTTTTAATTATTGATGATGACGAAACCGTCCACATGTACTTGAGTAAACTTCTTTCGCCATATGCCCGCTGTGAGGCCGTGTTCAACGGAAATGATGCCATTGATTTGTATAAGAAGGCACACGAAGAAAATGATCCGTTTGATACTGTGTTTATGGATATCCTCATGCCTGAAATGGACGGCCATGAGGCGACCAAAAAGCTGCGTGCGCTGGAGAAGGATTTGGATATAAACGGTCCGGATGAATTCAAACTGGTCATGATCACCTCCCTGAAAGACACTAAGAATGTCAGTCAGGCCTTTTTTAAAGGCTATGCCAGCTGCTATATTGTAAAGCCGTTCAATAAGGTGCAGGTCATGAGTGAGCTGCGTGAGAATAATATTCTTTAA
- a CDS encoding DUF4340 domain-containing protein, whose translation MLKRFFIFLTLVSIVCGAFYLSSPKETVERAEPVWPVLNKDQVDRLDVCQMDNNCFSLVRRSDGWGVAQHGWNGTVEADRKKVESLLTGLAQDRAFRCLGRMAEGAAAEYGFDFPRIRIASGGGQELTMTVGADSPSGEGYFALNSKEERSLFLLDKDFVQHCEFPADYYYNLFLLPGQPAKVKSVSLGHGGSFSWTLVRKDGSFFFTFPAPLSGKKASGGDVDMFLHSLLEVPAKGLVATDPQKEGRLVLNIEIVLPDNKVEILEIFEPSGEEGHYLARSSSQNGYFVLSDEHFEQLNRKAFAMRQRNIVSVAIGKVGSVKVVQGNQTFTGIKSDKNWINFVDKKPLLGIDMSLWRLNELKFEAEPAEKLSETSEKVMDLELLDEQGAHVVKVSFYSDPELPTGQCWLSLGDGSGYYPVSDKLLEDLQGQIPLRK comes from the coding sequence GTGCTGAAAAGGTTTTTTATTTTTTTGACTCTGGTCTCCATTGTTTGCGGAGCCTTTTATCTGAGTTCACCGAAAGAAACGGTTGAACGTGCTGAGCCTGTTTGGCCTGTTCTCAATAAAGATCAGGTGGACAGGCTTGACGTGTGTCAGATGGATAATAACTGTTTTTCCCTGGTCCGCAGATCTGACGGATGGGGAGTTGCCCAGCATGGCTGGAACGGCACAGTGGAAGCTGACCGCAAAAAGGTTGAGTCGCTTCTGACCGGGCTGGCTCAGGATAGAGCTTTCAGATGTCTTGGCAGGATGGCGGAAGGAGCTGCTGCCGAGTACGGATTTGACTTTCCCCGTATTCGTATCGCCTCCGGTGGCGGACAGGAACTGACGATGACGGTCGGGGCCGATAGTCCTTCCGGTGAAGGTTATTTTGCCTTAAATTCAAAGGAAGAACGCAGTCTCTTTTTGCTGGACAAAGATTTTGTGCAGCATTGTGAGTTCCCAGCGGATTACTATTACAATCTTTTTCTGCTGCCGGGGCAACCTGCAAAAGTGAAATCAGTTTCTCTGGGGCACGGCGGTTCGTTTTCATGGACTCTGGTCCGTAAGGACGGTTCTTTCTTTTTTACTTTTCCGGCTCCTTTGAGCGGAAAAAAGGCCAGTGGCGGAGATGTTGATATGTTTCTTCATTCCCTGCTGGAGGTCCCTGCAAAGGGGCTCGTTGCCACGGATCCTCAAAAGGAGGGTCGACTCGTTTTAAATATTGAGATTGTTCTGCCCGATAATAAGGTGGAGATTCTTGAAATTTTTGAACCGAGCGGGGAAGAAGGACATTATTTGGCCCGGTCTTCCTCTCAGAACGGATATTTTGTTTTAAGTGATGAACATTTTGAACAATTAAACAGAAAAGCTTTTGCCATGCGCCAGCGAAATATTGTTTCCGTGGCCATCGGTAAGGTAGGTTCTGTCAAGGTTGTTCAGGGTAACCAGACTTTTACCGGAATCAAATCCGATAAAAACTGGATCAATTTTGTGGATAAAAAGCCGCTGCTGGGCATTGACATGTCTCTTTGGCGACTTAATGAATTAAAATTCGAGGCGGAACCGGCGGAAAAACTTTCGGAGACTTCCGAAAAGGTGATGGATCTGGAATTGCTGGATGAACAAGGCGCACATGTCGTCAAGGTATCCTTCTATTCAGATCCTGAGCTTCCCACCGGTCAGTGCTGGCTCTCGCTCGGCGACGGCAGCGGATACTATCCGGTATCCGACAAACTGCTTGAAGACCTGCAGGGGCAGATTCCTCTCAGAAAATAA